In Pristis pectinata isolate sPriPec2 chromosome 23, sPriPec2.1.pri, whole genome shotgun sequence, the genomic stretch CTAACAGAGCAATCCTACTGACCCAATCCCTccattatttccctataaccctgcagcttattctctctcatgcaaCCATCAACTCCGTTTgatccttttgccacttacctgcactagaggtaatttacagaaatctaattaacctatcagcacattgttgggaatgtgggagaaaacccaagtATCCAGTGGAAATCCAATGTGCTCTGGTCAAGCGTCACATGTTTGACTGAAACAAACAAGATCCTgaagatcttgacagggtggatgtggggagaatttccACCTGTGGGAGAACCTAGGTCTGGGGGGTCATTGTTTGAGTATTATGGGTAACCCATTTAAGGCAAACAGGAGGCAATTCTTTTCCTCTTAGAAGGTCAAGAGTCTttgcaactctcttcctcagaggacagtggaaacagagtctttaaatattttgaaggcaTTGGGTGATGCTCGATGAGCAGGAGGTGAATAGTTACCATGGGTATGCAAGAATGCAGAAATGAGgttaaatcagatcagccatgcttTTATtaactggcagagcaggcttaagaggctgaatggtctaatcctgctcctaatgtGTACACTTACATATTCATATGTACATCCTCCATAAATTTTAGAACATTCAAAATACTGCAGCCCTATCCTAACTCATACCATCCCGAGGGACTATCAGGATAATTCAAGATTAGTCATTGTATGATTGGACACAAATATGGACAACGTCTCATCTCAAGAACTACGAGGCTCAAGTCAGAGTTTGCAACCTCAGGCTACTAGCCAGGGTCTGAAAAGTATCAAACTTGATGTGTTATTTTGAATCGGTGACTTTGTTTCCAACGCTCTCTGGTACGGCGTCCTTGATTTTCCACAATTTCATGCAAAAGGTTAACATATCCATAGTCACTGCCCCAAGGAAGGTCACCTTTGGTTGGTGAGCTTGTATTAACAGCTGTTTCATTGTTTGGTGTGACTGGACCACGTCTCGAGCCTGAAAGGATTACAGCCTCGGAGCTGATCTGGCCTCTTTTCACTCTTTTAGTTGTTGATAAATCCCCCCTTATCAATGACGTAGGGTTGCCTACTCCAGAAGAGCACTTCATACTATTCTCATCGTTCTTTAGTCTTGATTCCCTTCTTCTGTCATCCACAACTCTTGTTTCAACTTGTGCAATATTTCCTTGACTTCCATTTTGCTCAGGCATTTCACTTTCCTTGCCACGTTGTCTTTCAGTCACACTATTCATTAAACTGATGCTTGAATCATACAACTCGCCAGAAActtctttgtttaatttttctcttGCCAGTGAATTTCTCACTACATCATGCCTACTACTCACCACTGTAGTAGTTATAGCCAGGTTATCATCTGGATTCACATTATTGTCAGTAGCCATTTTGGGCAATGGTATGATCGTTCCAACAGGTTTGCCATTTCCGTTCCTATTCCATTTTGTTACATCAGACCCTGCCTGGTTCTGGAAGGATGACATAGCCAATGCTTTTGAATTGCTCACTGTTCCATAATCAAGAACTCCTGTTGACTGATTTTCAAAGACCACTGAGGATGGACCGTCGTCACATGTTGCCTTTTCCTGTTTACTTGTGACGCCCTTGTTTTTTACACTCTCCCAGTCCTCAGTAAACAACTGAGATGTTGATGCATATATATTTGATATCTCTTGACTACAGTAAGTTAATTCAGGCAGATCCTTGGGAGGAATTTCATTTACCTGTTGAACCCCTGCTATTACTGATGCTGTGTGTTTATTGTTCACATCCACTCCTGACACTGAATTGACTGCCTGCACTTCTGTATTAGATTTTTCTTTAGGAGCCTCCTTTTGGGGGTCATTCTCATGTTTATTGCTTGTTTGCCTTCCTGGTATTATCTGCTTCTTTTCATGTTTCCTTTTCAACAGCAGAAGAACTAATAGAAGGAGAACGAAGAGCAGCCCTGTGAAGAAGCATATAATAGGGGCAAAGTGAGAATGCATGAGACTTAAAGGTCCTTCCGTCACTTTCCAGGGTAAAAGGAGTCCCAGTACCCGAAAGGAAAATTTGCAAAgaataaacaaagtttttcaggcTTATCTTTCTCCTCTAGCACATGGGTGTAAAACAGATGGAACAAGGGAAACATCTTTCCTTTTTCTGTTATCATTGATGTCATTTGGGTAAGGTGAATGCAGCAAAGAGGCTGGGATACGTGTATGCTGCACACCTCTGCCCATCCCTCACACTCACTGTCCTGAACAATCCAATAGCCCCAATAGGAGAGTCTGGAACATTTGATTTTCACTCTCACTTTCAACTAAAAATCTTATGAGTGCTTGAAATTGGAGATGGAAACATTGCAGGCTTCGTTGTCAGTAACACTTATACCACAGATGAGTTTCTcatgtagaaagtgagaggaatcaaaagttgtcattcagggtaagaacaagtacTGCCAGGTGGATGAgcgtgttggtggaggggagctggttggatctttgttccagaaagaagtggagggccccAAGACCTTTGTGATGGGGAAGGCTCGGGAGTCCCTATCTGTTTTGTATTGTATTAGGTCTGAAAATACTCAGGACCAATCCTAGGTGATGAaaatttctctgattttttttttagccttcctgaagctGCTGATGTATGTCCAGCTTTATCATGCCCTACCAAAGTGAGCATTCTACATTGTGGGCCAGTGAAGGTCACCAACCTGAGCTTGTCCACATCCTTCATCTGCTCAGTGCCAACTTTCAAGAGGGTTCAACAAACGATGGTCAGGAGTTTTTTTATTCTAGGatctaggcatcactggcaaggccagcattggttgcccatccctaaatgctctCGAGAAGATGATGGTGTGCCTCTTTCTTGAACCATGACAGTCTTTCTAGTGAAGATGCTCGCACTGTGGTGTTGGGTATGGAGTTCTGGGATATAGACCCAGCAAAAATGAAGGCACAGCTAATGTACAACTTGGAGGGTAACATGCAGGTGGTGGTAAGCTCATGTGCCTTCAGCCCTTGTCCTTCGTGGTCGTAAAGGTCACAGGTTTCAAAGGTGCAGTCAGAGTAGACGGGGCAAGTAACTGtcgtgcattttgtagatggtacacactataGCCACTATGCATAATGGGTGGACAAAATGAGTGTTTAGTGTGATTGGTGCCCTTGAGGtatgctgctgtgtcctggaagATGTCAATTTTCTTGCCAGTTGTTGGTG encodes the following:
- the LOC127581955 gene encoding uncharacterized protein LOC127581955, with translation MSSSTTWPNQHVASERLLPKLLGLLGLLFVLLLLVLLLLKRKHEKKQIIPGRQTSNKHENDPQKEAPKEKSNTEVQAVNSVSGVDVNNKHTASVIAGVQQVNEIPPKDLPELTYCSQEISNIYASTSQLFTEDWESVKNKGVTSKQEKATCDDGPSSVVFENQSTGVLDYGTVSNSKALAMSSFQNQAGSDVTKWNRNGNGKPVGTIIPLPKMATDNNVNPDDNLAITTTVVSSRHDVVRNSLAREKLNKEVSGELYDSSISLMNSVTERQRGKESEMPEQNGSQGNIAQVETRVVDDRRRESRLKNDENSMKCSSGVGNPTSLIRGDLSTTKRVKRGQISSEAVILSGSRRGPVTPNNETAVNTSSPTKGDLPWGSDYGYVNLLHEIVENQGRRTRERWKQSHRFKITHQV